GACAACCTGCCCCTGTACGAGCTCAAGAACACCATCACTGTGTCCCCCTTTTCGGGAGAGAGTGACATCTGCCCGCAGGACAGCTCCACCAACATCCATGAGCTCCGGGTGACCAACACCAGCATCCAGTTCAACCTACGCAATCTCTACCGCCTGTCCAAGGCCCTGTTCCCGCCCGAGCCCACGGTGGGTCTGCCCGGCCAGCCCTGCGCTGGGGGGCCGGCCTGCAGGGCCTCTCCTCGCTGAGTGCTGGGGGTTGAGGGGTGGGTAAGCTGTCAGATGGCCTTCTTGGAGGGACCAGACTGGGGTGGGGTCTGGACAGCACCTTCTCAGGGCTGGGACAGAGTGCTGTGGCCTGCGGGCCTGTCCAGCTGGGTCCACGTGAACTTAGTGGAGCAGAGGGGTTGTGGGGACGCCAGGGACTCAAGGGGGGCAGAACAGGGGACATGTGGCACCCTGCTCTAATTTACCGTCCCTGCCTCAGGTGCTGCGGGAGATGTGCAAGCAGGGCTATCGGGATGGCCTGCGTTTCCTGAGGCGGAACGGTGCGTGGGTGCTGCCCTGAGCAGCTGTGGGCGGGTGGGAACCGTGGCTCTGTACTGCTGTCCCTGCCGCAGTGCTGATCACCTGTCGGGGgtccccacccaggcctcctgaacCGACCCAACCCCCTGCTGGCGCTGCCCCCTGCACACCCCCATGCCCCCAAGGACGAGGATGTGGAGGACAACCAGGAGGCCACAGAGAGAGCCCTAGTGAACAGCCACTCACAGCCAGCCCTGGAGGATCATATCCTGGAACATCTGCCCGCGCGGCTCAATGAAGGTGTGTGGACgtaggggtgggggtgcatgGGAGCTCCCGGCTGCTGGGGGGCGCTGAGGCCAGAGAGGTCCCGGCCTCCGCAGCGGCGGTCAGCTTCCCTCCTGCgtctcccccagccctgctggagGCCTGCATAGAGCCCAAGGATCTGCTGAGCACCTTCTCCAACATGTTGCCCGTGCGTCTGGCCACTGCCATGATGGTGCCCTACACTCTGCCTCTGGAGAGTGCTGTGTCCTTTACCATCCGGTGAGTGGACTAGGGGGGgttggggcagggagcaggggaccAGACTTTGGGGTTATCCATGAGTGGAAGTCACCTGGAGAAAAGGCTACAGGTGGGGGGGCTGCAGAGATGCCACATCAGGGGTTCCAGAAGCTGGGGCACAGGCGGGGCTAGACGGGGCATGGCATGAGGGCCGAGCCATAGACCCTCGGCCATGCCTCCCCGCCCGGCCCAGCTTGCTGGAGTGGCTGCCTGACGTCCCTGAGGACATCCGGTGGATGAAGGAGCAGACGGGTAGCATCTGCCAGTACCTGGTGATGCGTGCCAAGAGGAAGCTGGGAAGCCACCTGCCCTCCAGGTGAGCCCCTGTCACTGTTGCGTCTACCCAGGGCCTGAAGCCTCAGTGGCCTCTGCTAAAGCCCTCCCGCCTCCATCCCGCCCCACCGCAGGCTGTCTGAGCAGATGGAGCTCCGCCGCACCCAGTCCCTGCCCTCCGTGCCGCTGTCCTGTGCTGCCTACAGCGAGGCGCTGCCCAGCTGGATGCGCAACAACCTCTCGCTAGGGGACGCGCTGGCCAAGTGGGAGGAATGCCAGCGCCAGCTGCTGCTGGGCCTTTTTTGCACCAACGTGGCCTTCCCACCTGACGCCCTGCGCATGCCTGCTGGCGCTGGTCCTGCCCCTAGGCCCTCACAGCTCCCACCCTCCTCGCCCCCGTGCTGAGCACCCTTGCACCACCTGTCCCAGCCCCCTGGGGTCCCAGTGCTGAGGGCTGGGCCCCCCAGCTTCCCTGCCCTGTGaggtggggccctgggatgggctGAGATCCCCCTCCCGGGCCTCTCTCTCACCCCTGCAGGAGTCAGAAGATGGGGCCCTTCACGGCTGCTAGAAGGGGACTTGTGGTCAACCCTTCCACCAACCACTCCCTCGCTGCCCCTGTAGGGAGGGTACCCAAGACCCCTGCCCTCACCTGTGCCTTCATCTCCCCCCAGGCTCCGCCCCAGAGTTAGGGCAGAGGGCGGGGCCCCCAGCACCTGGGGCCCCCTAGTCCAAGCAGTATTACTTCTGAGAACTttgcacctgctcctccctcctcgtTTGACATGTTTTGCTGAGGAACATATgtgaagaattatttatttttgccaaagCAGATGTAATAAATGCCACAGCTCAGCCCCTGCCTCCTTCACTCGTGTGTGTCTCCCTGGCCAATGTCTGTACTTCAGGTCAGGTTCTCCTTGAGTCTGACATTCAGGGCCTGCCAGCCAGCCCTGAGGCCTTCCCCTAAAGGCACTCGTGGGCCTCCAGGGGTTTGCCCACCTCTCTGGCCAGGACCCATCTGTTTGCTGTGCTTTGTCCTGAGGTCTGCGGACTGACCCTTGGGCCTAACTTTCCAAGGGCCAGTGAAAATATTGGGACCAAGATCCTTGctaaataaaaaccaagaaatgtTTACAAAAGGTGGCGTTTGCATCTCCACTCCATGGTGACGCAGCTGGTGTGGGGCTGATCTCAGGGTTGAATGGCCGTGGAGGGTGGGGTTCCCAAGCTGAGTACCTGAACTCCAGGACACCTGGGACACACGGGGCCTGCTCCACTTTGGGCATGTGGTGCAGGGCTCTGGGCGAGGCCCTGGGCCAACCCCTCTGGCCAGCGAACACACCTTCCCAatcccctgtccccctccccaccacacaggGTAGCCAGTCTCCTACCAATATATAGGAAGGGTCTAGAATGTCAGGCAGGGTGAGGTCTGACCCAGAGGAGGCTGGACCTTGTTCCATGGGAGACAGTTTCCTGAAAGTGTCCTCTGTCCTGGCCTGTCTGAGGGGATGCAGCCAGCCCTTCGTGGTGACCGTGAGGGCCCATGGGTGAAGGGCTCTGGGGCAGAGCCGGGTGGCTGGCTGGCCGTCCAGAGCTCTCAGTCCTTGCCAAGGGGTCAGGTAGCTGTGGCAGTGGTGGCAGCCCCCTGCCAACAATAACGGTGGGACCGCAGGACTGGGAGAGCCGGCTGGGCAGGTCCCTGGGTGCCTGTGCCAGGAGCCggccccctctccctctcaaggTCCTGTCCTATAGGCCCAACCTGTTCTAGTTCAGCAGGATCCCAGGCCCCCGGAGAAGCAGAGGCTTCTGGACCCCCACCACCCTCCAGGTGGgtgcaggctgggctgggggcaggggtggggggactccTGGCAGGAGAATGGGTCTTGTCCCCCAGCAGGAAGGTCCCGTGCAGGCCCCACCCAGCTCCTTCCCCCAGCGCTCCGGGAAGGGAAGGAGAACCCAAGACAGGGCTGTGTCCCAGGAGAGCTGAGGGTCGGGCTGCTGAGGGGAAGGCCTCCTTGACCCCGACGCCCACTCCTGCCCTCCGGCACTGGTACAGGCATCCTGCCGCTGATTTAAATACCATTTTGTAATGTATTACGAGTTGATCGTTTAACCACAAGAAAGACAAAAGTTGGGAAAGCATAGGGAGTGAGGTCCCCGCACCCGCGAGATGAGAGATGAGCATCGGGGGTATTTTGGTCGGTCTCCCGCCGGCTTAGTCCTGCACACACTTTGGCGCCTTAAATCCGGATCCGCGGGGACAGCCCCGCCCTCCTGCCGCCGCGCCGCTTGGGGAGGGTCCCCGGGCCGCCGGGGGCATCTGCGCGCGGCGGGGAACGCGGCCCTGTCGGGACAGACCCGGGGCGCCGCGGGGTGCGGGGCGAGGGCCGGGCGGCCGGGGCAGCGCCGGGAGGCGGAGACACGGCGAcggtggcggcggcggctccgcccGGGCCCGGCCCTCGCCGGGGTCCCAGTTCCTGCAGGACCGCGGGAGCTGCTCCGGGCCCGGgcccccgcgcgccgccgcctTCCGGGGGAGCCGCGGACCGCGCGGCAGGGGCGGCGGCAGGTAGGCGCCTCGGGGGCCCCACCGCGCCCGCCTCCCCGGCGACCCGGGGCGCGCCCACCCTGGGCCCCGGGAGCCgagcggcggcggggcggccgccCCCCTTCCCCGCTCCCCCCCGCCCGGGCCGCGCGCACAGCCCCGGCCGGGATGGCCTCTGGTCCCGGGAGCCCACgagccgcggggggcggggaggcaccGGGGACCGGGCTGCGACCGGAGTCCCTCGCGCGCTCGGCCCGCCCGGCCTCAGACTTGCCCTCTCGGGAGGTCGCGCCCCGGGAAGATCACACGGGCGGGGAGAGAAAATCGAGGttctgggctgggaggagaggacCCGGGGCCCCCCAGGTCGGGGGTGTCCCCGTGCTGGGGGTAAACTTGGGAAATCCGGGAGCTGGGCGTTGCGGGAACGACAGGTGGCTCTGATGAGGGGGCGGGGCGCCCGCGGGGAGGGAGGCCCCGGGAAGGTTCCGCGAACCGCAGGGGGGAGTCTGGCGGGGCCCCAGcgcccagggctgggggaagggccgTCAGCGTCGGTCCG
The Canis lupus familiaris isolate Mischka breed German Shepherd chromosome 18, alternate assembly UU_Cfam_GSD_1.0, whole genome shotgun sequence genome window above contains:
- the PNPLA2 gene encoding patatin-like phospholipase domain-containing protein 2, with the translated sequence MFPREATWNISFAGCGFLGVYHIGVASCLREHAPFLVANATHIYGASAGALTATALVTGACLGEAGANIIAVSKEARKRFLGPLHPSFNLVKTIRSCLLKTLPADSHERASGRLGISLTRVSDGENVIISHFHSKDELIQANVCSTFIPVYCGLIPPSLQGVRYVDGGISDNLPLYELKNTITVSPFSGESDICPQDSSTNIHELRVTNTSIQFNLRNLYRLSKALFPPEPTVLREMCKQGYRDGLRFLRRNGLLNRPNPLLALPPAHPHAPKDEDVEDNQEATERALVNSHSQPALEDHILEHLPARLNEALLEACIEPKDLLSTFSNMLPVRLATAMMVPYTLPLESAVSFTIRLLEWLPDVPEDIRWMKEQTGSICQYLVMRAKRKLGSHLPSRLSEQMELRRTQSLPSVPLSCAAYSEALPSWMRNNLSLGDALAKWEECQRQLLLGLFCTNVAFPPDALRMPAGAGPAPRPSQLPPSSPPC